DNA from Bacillus sp. Marseille-P3661:
TGTTGGGGCTGCCCCTATAGTTTCATACCAATCTATATTTATCGGACTCGGCGTTACTCTTATTTTCTTTCCTTTGAATTCGTTAAAATCAGTTATCTGTGCATCTTTCATTAAGACATGACGCGGTTCAACAATAGCATATCCGAGAGTATGTACTCCCTCGTCAGCACTTATAGTATCTAAAATTCCTTGTCCTTCATCTGAATATGCTAATTCTTTTGCATGATCGATATCCTTAATAAGATATGGCAAAGCCCATGCATTAAAAGCATTTGATCTATTGCTCATTTCAGCTGTAGTTACCCATGCCATCTCAAGAGAGCCAGCCTTCATCTGTTGCATCATATCGGCCTCTCCTCCGAGAGAACCATTGGTGAAGATTTCCAAAGAAAAACGTCCGTTTGAACGAGCGGTTAACTCTTCTTCAAACTTTTTCATAGATCTAGTCCAAACAAAATCTTCACCTGCAACGTGTGTAATTTTAAAAACTCGTTTCTCATTATTTGAACTATCTTGGCTTGCAGCCTCTTGGCCGGAACCGCATCCACTAAAAAGAAAGGCCGCGCAAATCAAAACTACTAACAATGAAAATCCTTTTTTCTTCATCATTTATCCCCCAATTTTTTAAAAAATTTTAATTTATTTGCTGATTACTATCACTACTAATGTTAGTTAAATTAATATAGAAAGTTGAATTCAGTATTATCGCAATCAAGTAAAGCGGTTACATTTCCATCCACCTCATTTCTAGTTTTTTAATTAGCAATCAGAAGGATTTTAGATGACGTAATTTTCTATACTTTCTGAAAATATAATAGCATTGATAAAAAATAATTTCAACTATATAGTGAATAATATTTTCAAAATTAGCTAATTATTCGCATTTAACGGCAGATTATGTTTGTGTTTGAAATTTTGTTTCAAAAATAGTCTCAAAATAAAAGTTAAAGTTTTAAAAGAGGAATGATTCTTAATCATTAAGTCCTGATTATTTCAGTAGAAACGCATAGTAGTTTCAACCCCTAAACTTTATGAAAAATTTAAGAGTCATTGCAGTAGAAAATGATATATGAGATCCCCTCACCAACGGCTGGAAGTGGGATCTCATTCATATGATTTATTGAATATAGAATCAAACAATTTACTATGAATACATCGCTATGATTATTGTTCCAATCATAACAGTAAAGGAGGTGATCCATATTTGAATTGTAATGGTCTCCAACGCCTTTTTGAAGATTAATGAGCTTAATAAAACAGTTAATAATGGCTCAATTGCTACAATCACACTCACATATGAAACTTGTGTATAGGCAACACCTAAAAAGAAAAATAGTGCACCTAAGCTCGTAAGGAAACCAGCTACAAGATAATTACGATTTATATTCTTTGAAAATATTACCTTCATTTGTGAAGATAGTTGCCCATTTTTATACTCATATACACTTATGAAAATCAGCGAAGTTATTGCCCCTACCCATGCACCAAAAAAGGCATTATCTAGA
Protein-coding regions in this window:
- the dctP gene encoding TRAP transporter substrate-binding protein: MKKKGFSLLVVLICAAFLFSGCGSGQEAASQDSSNNEKRVFKITHVAGEDFVWTRSMKKFEEELTARSNGRFSLEIFTNGSLGGEADMMQQMKAGSLEMAWVTTAEMSNRSNAFNAWALPYLIKDIDHAKELAYSDEGQGILDTISADEGVHTLGYAIVEPRHVLMKDAQITDFNEFKGKKIRVTPSPINIDWYETIGAAPTPLSLHEVYPSLQTGVIDGVDTGSVVITSNKLDEIAQDLIKTNHVMFNGVGFVSQKVWDSLSAEDQKIIQESFDVATEYNYDIAKKEDEQGFETFKANGGKVFEIENMDDLNQVAEKFYDKYAQEDELIKAFIEKAKELRP